One Thauera sp. K11 DNA window includes the following coding sequences:
- the hemA gene encoding glutamyl-tRNA reductase, with amino-acid sequence MQLYALGLNHHTAPLAIRERVAFQPEHMGQALHDLARADSVREAAILSTCNRTELYFAAEQPQHAADWLARFHQLPLTDVSPYLYAYPQRDAIRHVFRVASGLDSMVLGEPQILGQVKEAARRAEEAGTVGTLLHKLFQNTFAVAKEVRSTTAIGASTVSMAAAAVHLTERIFERVSDQRVLFIGAGEMIELCAAHFAGARPKSMAVANRTAERAAVLASRFGADTMRIDQIGEMLPRFDVVVSCTAAPLPIVGLGMAERAVKARRHRPMVMVDLAVPRDIEPEIGGLDDVFLYTVDDLAQVVDAGMESRQQAVVEAEQIIDTRVDGFLHWMEARDAVPTIRALRDHAETLRRHEVERALRLLAKGEAPQRVLEALSHGLTNKLMHGPSRFLNHAEGEAQAEAGRVVQQLFNLPRNG; translated from the coding sequence ATGCAGCTCTATGCCCTTGGCCTGAATCACCACACCGCGCCGCTTGCGATCCGCGAGCGTGTGGCGTTTCAGCCCGAGCACATGGGTCAGGCCCTGCACGATCTGGCACGGGCCGATTCGGTGCGGGAGGCGGCGATCCTGTCGACCTGCAACCGCACGGAACTGTATTTTGCCGCCGAGCAGCCGCAGCACGCCGCCGACTGGCTGGCGCGCTTTCACCAGTTGCCATTGACCGACGTCTCGCCCTACCTCTATGCCTACCCGCAGCGCGATGCGATCCGGCACGTGTTCCGCGTCGCGAGCGGGCTGGATTCCATGGTGCTGGGCGAACCCCAGATCCTCGGCCAGGTGAAGGAGGCCGCACGCCGCGCCGAAGAGGCGGGCACCGTCGGCACGCTGCTGCACAAGCTGTTCCAGAATACCTTCGCGGTAGCCAAGGAAGTTCGCTCGACCACCGCGATCGGCGCCAGTACCGTGTCGATGGCTGCTGCCGCGGTGCACCTGACCGAGCGCATCTTCGAGCGCGTCTCCGACCAGCGCGTGCTGTTCATCGGAGCGGGCGAGATGATCGAACTCTGTGCGGCGCACTTCGCCGGGGCCAGGCCGAAATCGATGGCGGTGGCAAACCGCACCGCCGAGCGTGCGGCGGTGCTGGCGTCGCGCTTCGGTGCAGACACCATGCGCATCGACCAGATTGGCGAGATGCTGCCGCGCTTCGACGTGGTGGTGTCCTGTACGGCCGCGCCCCTGCCCATCGTCGGCCTGGGCATGGCCGAACGTGCGGTGAAGGCGCGCCGCCACCGGCCGATGGTCATGGTGGATCTCGCGGTGCCGCGCGACATCGAGCCGGAAATCGGCGGACTCGACGACGTCTTCCTCTACACCGTCGACGATCTCGCCCAGGTCGTGGATGCCGGCATGGAGTCGCGCCAGCAGGCGGTGGTCGAGGCGGAGCAGATCATCGATACCCGCGTCGACGGCTTCCTGCACTGGATGGAGGCGCGCGACGCGGTGCCGACCATCCGTGCGCTGCGCGACCATGCCGAGACCCTGCGCCGGCACGAGGTGGAACGCGCGCTGCGGCTGCTCGCCAAGGGCGAGGCCCCGCAGCGCGTGCTGGAAGCGCTGTCGCACGGCCTCACGAACAAGCTGATGCACGGGCCGTCGCGCTTCCTGAACCATGCCGAGGGCGAGGCGCAGGCCGAAGCCGGCCGCGTGGTGCAACAGTTGTTCAATCTGCCGCGCAACGGCTAG
- the prfA gene encoding peptide chain release factor 1, producing MKQSIRDKLEHLASRLEELDRALAAETAAHDMNAFRDLSRERVEIEPAVQLYRAYRQAEADCDTARELLDDPDMRELGEAELQAGQDRLAALDGELQRALLPRDPNDERNLFLEIRAGTGGDEAALFAGDLLRMYARYAERQRWKLEIVSASESDLGGYKEVVARVTGAGAYSKLKFESGGHRVQRVPVTETQGRIHTSACTVAVMPEADEIAAVDINPADLRIDTFRASGAGGQHINKTDSAVRITHIPTGIVVECQDDRSQHRNKAQAMSVLAARIHDAKVRAQQSAEAATRKSLVGSGDRSERIRTYNFPQGRVTDHRINLTLYKLDAVMAGELDELIDALTLEHQADQLAALAEE from the coding sequence ATGAAGCAGAGCATCCGAGACAAACTCGAACACCTCGCCAGCCGCCTGGAAGAACTCGACCGGGCACTCGCGGCGGAGACCGCGGCACACGACATGAATGCCTTTCGCGACCTGTCGCGGGAGCGGGTGGAGATCGAGCCGGCGGTGCAGCTCTACCGCGCCTACCGGCAGGCCGAGGCGGATTGCGACACCGCGCGCGAACTGCTCGACGATCCCGACATGCGCGAACTCGGCGAGGCCGAACTGCAGGCGGGGCAGGACCGCCTCGCGGCGCTCGACGGCGAGTTGCAGCGTGCGCTGCTGCCGCGCGACCCCAACGACGAGCGCAACCTCTTCCTCGAGATCCGCGCCGGTACCGGCGGCGACGAGGCGGCGCTGTTCGCCGGCGACCTGCTGCGCATGTATGCGCGCTACGCCGAGCGCCAGCGCTGGAAGCTGGAGATCGTGTCCGCCAGCGAATCCGACCTCGGCGGCTACAAGGAAGTCGTTGCCCGGGTGACGGGCGCCGGCGCGTATTCGAAGCTGAAGTTCGAATCCGGCGGCCATCGCGTGCAGCGGGTGCCGGTCACGGAGACGCAGGGGCGCATCCATACGTCCGCCTGCACGGTGGCGGTGATGCCGGAAGCGGACGAGATCGCCGCGGTCGACATCAATCCGGCCGACCTGCGCATCGACACCTTCCGCGCGTCGGGCGCCGGCGGCCAGCACATCAACAAGACCGATTCGGCGGTGCGCATCACCCACATTCCGACCGGCATCGTCGTCGAGTGCCAGGACGACCGTTCGCAGCACCGCAACAAGGCGCAGGCGATGTCGGTGCTGGCCGCGCGTATCCACGATGCCAAGGTGCGCGCGCAGCAGAGCGCCGAAGCCGCCACGCGCAAGAGCCTGGTCGGCAGCGGCGACCGCTCGGAGCGCATCCGCACCTACAACTTCCCGCAGGGGAGGGTGACGGATCACCGCATCAACCTGACGCTGTACAAGCTCGATGCGGTCATGGCCGGCGAACTGGACGAACTCATCGATGCATTGACGCTGGAGCACCAGGCCGATCAACTGGCGGCGCTGGCCGAGGAATGA
- the prmC gene encoding peptide chain release factor N(5)-glutamine methyltransferase: MSGLPTGAGRDDLPDDLPAIARALAWARGRIDAMDARVLLRHVLQCPASRLAAWPEQLLDAEDWARYRELVERRLAGEPVAYLTGEREFYGRNFMVTPAVLIPRPDTELLVELTLAHVGDWRYARVLDMGTGSGALAITLALELGEADVTALDRSREALWVAMANAARLGASVSFVQSDWFSALGGERFELIVSNPPYVAAADPHLDEGDLRFEPRAALAAGPAGLDDLAEIAAGAARHLEPGGWLFLEHGYDQAPAVRGLLADAGFASIASWKDLAGIERVSGGRWLGRG, from the coding sequence ATGAGCGGGCTGCCGACCGGCGCGGGGCGCGACGACCTGCCGGACGACCTGCCCGCCATCGCCCGCGCGCTGGCCTGGGCGCGCGGGCGGATCGACGCCATGGATGCGCGGGTGTTGCTGCGCCACGTGCTGCAATGCCCGGCCTCGCGGCTGGCCGCCTGGCCGGAGCAGCTCCTCGATGCGGAAGACTGGGCCCGGTACCGCGAACTGGTCGAACGCCGGCTGGCCGGCGAACCGGTGGCCTACCTGACCGGCGAGCGCGAGTTCTACGGGCGCAATTTCATGGTCACGCCCGCGGTGCTCATTCCGCGGCCCGATACCGAACTGCTGGTCGAACTCACGCTGGCCCACGTCGGCGACTGGCGGTACGCGCGCGTGCTCGACATGGGTACCGGCAGCGGCGCATTGGCGATCACGCTGGCGCTGGAACTCGGCGAAGCCGACGTCACCGCGCTGGACCGTTCGCGTGAGGCGCTGTGGGTGGCGATGGCCAATGCCGCCCGGCTCGGGGCCAGCGTGTCCTTCGTGCAGAGCGACTGGTTTTCCGCGCTGGGCGGGGAGCGCTTCGAACTCATCGTGTCCAACCCGCCCTACGTCGCCGCCGCCGACCCGCACCTCGACGAGGGCGACCTGCGCTTCGAGCCGCGCGCCGCATTGGCCGCCGGTCCGGCCGGCCTCGACGATCTCGCCGAGATCGCCGCCGGCGCGGCGCGGCACCTCGAGCCGGGCGGCTGGCTGTTCCTCGAGCACGGTTACGACCAGGCGCCCGCCGTGCGCGGCCTGCTCGCCGACGCCGGCTTCGCGTCCATCGCGTCGTGGAAGGATCTCGCCGGCATCGAGCGCGTGTCCGGCGGGCGCTGGCTCGGCCGCGGCTGA
- the grxD gene encoding Grx4 family monothiol glutaredoxin has translation MSIQDVIREQVTSNDVVLYMKGTPQFPQCGFSSAAVQILKACGVPDVLAVNVLADDEIRQGIKAFSNWPTIPQLYVKGEFVGGSDIMREMYQSGELQQMLQDAGVV, from the coding sequence ATGAGCATCCAGGACGTCATCCGCGAACAGGTCACCTCGAACGACGTGGTCCTCTACATGAAGGGCACGCCGCAGTTTCCCCAGTGCGGCTTCTCGTCCGCTGCCGTGCAGATCCTGAAAGCCTGTGGCGTGCCGGACGTGCTCGCCGTCAACGTCCTCGCCGACGACGAGATCCGCCAGGGCATCAAGGCGTTCTCCAACTGGCCGACGATCCCCCAGCTCTACGTCAAGGGCGAATTCGTCGGCGGCAGCGACATCATGCGGGAGATGTACCAGAGCGGCGAACTGCAGCAGATGCTGCAGGATGCGGGCGTCGTCTGA
- a CDS encoding nucleotidyltransferase domain-containing protein: MHGPSACLIAALLEPERTLGFSLREWSTLISTARAANLLGRLAERLRDADIDGPAPAARHLDGARQLSERQHRSVTWEAHCLQRALGGLGVPVVLLKGAAYVMGGLPVSRGRLFGDIDILVPRAALGDVEIHLMINGWTSAKTDPYDQMYYRQWMHELPPMVNLKRGTVIDVHHTILPLTSTSTPDAERIIARSAALPELPALRIPCPEDLVIHSITHLMHEGELHNGLRDLSDIDDLLRRFDGMPGFWDRLPEYAVQHGLAYPVAFGLRLVQSFFGTPVPAAVLRSLDGDRPAGFPSSLLESIYRQAIRPDGEGSASVPTRMANLALYVRAHHLRMPFPLLLRHLARKALMRRKAGTGPAETR; encoded by the coding sequence ATGCACGGCCCCAGCGCATGCCTGATCGCCGCCCTGCTGGAGCCGGAACGGACGCTCGGCTTCAGCCTGCGCGAGTGGTCGACGCTCATCTCCACCGCGCGTGCGGCAAACCTGCTCGGCCGGCTCGCAGAGCGCCTCCGGGACGCGGACATCGATGGCCCCGCCCCCGCCGCGCGGCACCTGGACGGCGCCCGGCAGCTCAGCGAACGCCAGCACCGTTCGGTGACCTGGGAGGCGCACTGCCTGCAGCGCGCGCTGGGCGGACTGGGCGTTCCGGTCGTGCTGCTGAAAGGCGCGGCCTATGTGATGGGCGGACTACCCGTCAGCCGCGGACGCCTGTTCGGCGACATCGACATCCTCGTTCCACGCGCCGCGCTGGGCGACGTCGAGATCCATCTGATGATCAACGGCTGGACCAGCGCCAAGACCGACCCCTACGATCAGATGTACTACCGACAGTGGATGCACGAGCTTCCGCCGATGGTGAACCTGAAACGCGGCACGGTGATCGATGTGCATCACACCATCTTGCCGCTCACCTCGACCTCCACGCCCGACGCGGAGCGCATCATCGCGCGCTCGGCCGCCCTGCCCGAACTTCCCGCCCTGCGCATTCCCTGCCCGGAAGATCTGGTGATACACAGCATCACCCACCTGATGCACGAAGGGGAACTGCACAACGGCCTGCGGGACCTGAGCGACATCGACGACCTGCTTCGCCGCTTCGATGGCATGCCCGGATTCTGGGACCGGCTGCCGGAATACGCCGTCCAGCATGGGCTCGCGTACCCCGTCGCCTTCGGCCTGCGGCTGGTGCAATCCTTCTTCGGAACCCCCGTCCCCGCCGCGGTTCTCCGGAGCCTGGACGGCGACCGCCCAGCGGGATTCCCGTCCAGCCTGCTCGAGTCCATCTACCGGCAGGCCATCCGGCCCGACGGCGAGGGCAGCGCATCGGTGCCGACGCGGATGGCGAACCTCGCCCTGTACGTGCGGGCGCACCACCTTCGCATGCCCTTCCCGCTGCTGCTGCGCCACCTGGCGCGCAAGGCGCTGATGCGGCGCAAGGCCGGCACCGGCCCCGCCGAAACCCGCTGA
- a CDS encoding HprK-related kinase A: MLDTVLRIPPFNVRVRSPFAAVARHLHAFYADAGIPADGAFVDFDLRILPGTGLRRWWHPQARLELDGIEPFLPLPADQAAPLFEWGLNWSIASRALGYLVMHAAVLARNGEAVVMPGFPGAGKSTLCASLAFLERWQLLSDELAILDPAAGHLVPHPRPISLKNESIDIVSRFDGAWLGRQYPDTRKGTVSHAAVPAASRASAESPARCRWVVFPRFEAGCEPFVEEIPRAEAFALISEQSFNKERMGETGFVALCAMLDGARCYHIEYGSTADGLRLIGDICGS; this comes from the coding sequence TTGCTTGACACCGTCCTTCGCATCCCGCCCTTCAACGTGCGGGTACGTTCTCCGTTCGCCGCCGTGGCACGGCATCTGCATGCGTTCTATGCCGATGCGGGCATCCCGGCCGACGGCGCCTTCGTCGACTTCGACCTGCGCATCCTGCCCGGCACCGGCCTGCGCCGCTGGTGGCATCCGCAGGCACGCCTCGAACTCGACGGCATCGAACCGTTCCTGCCCCTTCCGGCCGACCAGGCGGCCCCGCTGTTCGAATGGGGGCTGAACTGGAGCATCGCCAGCCGGGCGCTCGGCTACCTCGTCATGCATGCCGCGGTGCTCGCACGCAACGGCGAGGCGGTCGTGATGCCCGGCTTTCCCGGCGCGGGAAAAAGCACGCTGTGCGCTTCGCTCGCCTTCCTCGAACGCTGGCAGTTGCTGTCCGACGAACTCGCGATCCTGGACCCCGCCGCCGGCCATCTTGTCCCTCACCCGCGCCCGATCAGCCTGAAGAACGAGTCCATCGACATCGTCTCCCGCTTCGACGGCGCCTGGCTCGGCAGACAGTATCCGGACACGCGCAAGGGCACCGTCTCGCACGCCGCGGTGCCGGCGGCATCCCGCGCGTCGGCGGAATCGCCGGCGCGCTGCCGCTGGGTGGTGTTTCCCCGCTTCGAAGCCGGCTGCGAGCCGTTCGTCGAAGAGATCCCGCGGGCGGAAGCCTTCGCGCTGATCTCCGAACAGTCCTTCAACAAGGAGCGCATGGGTGAAACCGGCTTCGTCGCGCTGTGCGCCATGCTAGATGGCGCGCGCTGCTACCACATCGAGTACGGCTCGACGGCCGACGGCCTGCGCCTGATCGGCGACATCTGCGGAAGCTGA
- a CDS encoding protein kinase domain-containing protein — protein sequence MPLPARLGKYEIRQLIGEGATSAVYLAWDPFNQRDVAIKQLHPEALSNCESGRLYRHLLQNEAAFAGKLVHPHIVQILDAVVGEDMAYIVMEYVPGGTLVELARPGRLPAFDRLIEIIFKCTRALDYAFRQGVTHRDIKPANILLATPDGTDIRITDFGAALHTASDTTQVAGVGSPAYMSPQQVREMPLDHRTDIYSLGVVMFQLLTGRLPFESDNNYSLLYRIANEPAPLPSALRADVPEPLDAIVRRAMEKDLDRRYQTWAEFSHDLALAFRNRSIDVGHQRIPDTEKFETLRGMPFFREFTDAELWEVIALSQWSHAQPGTVLMKEGEAGNHVCFLAAGEARVKKRGRLLNVLTAGECFGEVALFSAASGVRSASVEAETDVAIITIRARALQRASNTCRMHFYKAFLEVLATRLSLASARIANL from the coding sequence ATGCCCCTGCCGGCACGCCTCGGCAAGTACGAGATTCGCCAGTTGATCGGCGAAGGGGCGACCAGTGCCGTGTATCTGGCGTGGGACCCTTTCAACCAGCGCGACGTCGCCATCAAGCAGCTCCACCCCGAGGCGCTGAGCAACTGCGAAAGCGGCCGCCTGTACCGCCATCTGCTGCAGAACGAGGCCGCCTTCGCCGGCAAGCTGGTCCACCCGCACATCGTGCAGATCCTCGATGCGGTGGTCGGCGAGGACATGGCGTACATCGTCATGGAATACGTACCCGGCGGCACGCTGGTGGAACTGGCGCGGCCCGGCAGGCTGCCCGCCTTCGACCGGCTGATCGAGATCATCTTCAAGTGCACCCGGGCGCTGGACTACGCCTTCCGCCAGGGCGTCACCCACCGCGACATCAAGCCGGCCAACATCCTGCTCGCCACGCCGGACGGCACCGACATCCGCATCACCGACTTCGGCGCCGCGCTGCACACCGCCAGCGACACCACGCAGGTCGCGGGCGTCGGCTCGCCGGCCTACATGTCGCCGCAGCAGGTGCGCGAGATGCCGCTCGACCACCGCACCGACATCTATTCGCTCGGCGTGGTGATGTTCCAGTTGCTGACCGGCCGGCTGCCTTTCGAATCCGACAACAACTACAGCCTGCTCTACCGCATCGCCAACGAGCCGGCTCCCCTGCCGTCCGCGCTGCGCGCCGACGTGCCGGAGCCGCTCGACGCCATCGTGCGCCGCGCGATGGAAAAGGATCTCGACCGCCGCTACCAGACCTGGGCCGAGTTCTCCCACGACCTCGCGCTGGCCTTTCGCAACCGCAGCATCGACGTCGGCCATCAGCGCATCCCCGACACCGAGAAGTTCGAGACCCTGCGCGGCATGCCCTTCTTCCGCGAATTCACCGACGCCGAGCTGTGGGAAGTCATCGCCCTGTCGCAGTGGAGCCACGCGCAACCCGGCACCGTGCTGATGAAGGAAGGCGAGGCCGGCAACCATGTCTGCTTCCTCGCCGCCGGCGAGGCACGCGTGAAAAAGCGCGGCCGCCTGCTGAACGTGCTGACGGCCGGCGAATGCTTCGGCGAAGTCGCCCTGTTCTCGGCCGCCAGCGGCGTGCGCTCCGCCTCGGTCGAGGCCGAAACCGACGTCGCCATCATCACCATCCGCGCCCGCGCCCTGCAGCGCGCGTCCAACACCTGCCGCATGCATTTCTACAAGGCGTTCCTCGAAGTGCTGGCGACCCGGCTGTCGCTGGCGAGCGCACGCATCGCCAACCTGTGA
- the argH gene encoding argininosuccinate lyase, translating to MTDTTSPGADAPAKTWSGRFTEPVSDLVKRYTASVSFDRRMAKQDIRGSLAHAKMLAKQGIIGAQDLADIERGMAQIAGEIERGEFAWSLDDEDVHLNIEKRLTALVGDAGKRLHTGRSRNDQVATDIRLWLRDAIDRILTLIAEFQHNLLTVAEAHAATPMPGFTHLQVAQPVTFGHHLMAYYEMSRRDAERLEDCRRRVNRLPLGSAALAGTGYPIDREFVAAELGFDEVCRNSLDAVSDRDFAIEFCAASALLMTHLSRLSEELILWMSPRVGFIDLADRFCTGSSIMPQKKNPDVPELVRGKTGRVNGSLIALLTLMKGQPLAYNKDNQEDKEPLFDTADTVIDTLRIYADMITGIKVKPEAMRGALSQGYATATDLADYLVKQGLPFRDAHEAVALAVRAADVKGCDLPQFSLDELRIAMAHVPGAAERVGEDVFAVLTVEGSLASRNHVGGTAPAQVRAAIALARRG from the coding sequence ATGACAGACACCACTTCGCCCGGTGCCGACGCCCCGGCAAAGACCTGGTCCGGCCGCTTCACCGAACCCGTTTCCGACCTCGTCAAGCGCTACACCGCCTCGGTGTCCTTCGACCGGCGCATGGCGAAGCAGGACATCCGCGGCTCGCTCGCGCACGCGAAGATGCTGGCGAAGCAGGGCATCATCGGTGCGCAGGACCTCGCCGACATCGAGCGCGGCATGGCGCAGATCGCCGGCGAGATCGAGCGCGGCGAATTCGCCTGGAGTCTCGACGACGAGGACGTCCATCTCAACATCGAAAAGCGCCTCACCGCGCTGGTGGGCGACGCCGGCAAGCGCCTGCACACCGGCCGCAGCCGCAACGACCAGGTCGCCACCGACATCCGGCTGTGGCTGCGCGACGCCATCGACCGGATCCTGACGCTGATCGCCGAATTCCAGCACAACCTGCTCACCGTCGCCGAAGCCCACGCCGCCACGCCGATGCCCGGCTTCACCCACCTGCAGGTCGCCCAGCCGGTGACCTTCGGCCACCACCTGATGGCCTACTACGAGATGAGCCGGCGCGACGCCGAGCGGCTCGAAGATTGCCGCCGCCGCGTCAACCGCCTGCCGCTGGGCAGCGCCGCGCTGGCCGGCACCGGCTACCCGATCGACCGCGAATTCGTCGCCGCCGAACTGGGCTTCGACGAAGTCTGCCGCAATTCGCTGGACGCCGTCAGCGACCGCGATTTCGCCATCGAATTCTGCGCCGCCTCCGCACTGCTGATGACCCACCTGTCGCGCCTGTCCGAAGAGCTGATCCTGTGGATGAGCCCGCGCGTGGGCTTCATCGACCTCGCCGACCGCTTCTGCACCGGCAGTTCGATCATGCCGCAGAAGAAGAACCCGGACGTGCCCGAGCTGGTGCGCGGCAAGACCGGCCGCGTCAACGGCAGCCTGATCGCGCTGCTGACCCTGATGAAAGGCCAGCCGCTGGCCTACAACAAGGACAACCAGGAAGACAAGGAGCCGCTCTTCGACACCGCCGACACGGTGATCGACACGCTGCGCATCTACGCCGACATGATCACCGGCATCAAGGTCAAGCCCGAGGCCATGCGCGGCGCGCTGAGCCAGGGTTACGCCACCGCCACCGATCTGGCCGACTACCTGGTGAAGCAGGGCCTGCCCTTCCGCGACGCGCACGAGGCCGTCGCGCTGGCGGTGCGCGCGGCCGACGTCAAGGGCTGCGACCTGCCGCAGTTCTCGCTCGACGAGTTGCGCATCGCCATGGCGCACGTGCCCGGCGCCGCCGAGCGCGTGGGCGAGGACGTCTTCGCCGTGCTGACGGTGGAAGGTTCGCTGGCCTCGCGCAACCATGTCGGCGGTACGGCGCCCGCGCAGGTGCGCGCCGCCATCGCCCTCGCCCGCCGGGGTTGA
- a CDS encoding sensor histidine kinase: MESIKQKAVPLSAPGLPDFRNLGVMLRLLLAVNLLALVTVLLRVDDPALVVPELVLTGGRLELPLLLAALVLYLAAPRLARLGTQGGRAAVFVIAALAVVASFPLLEGASDVGAVALARRLAWAMGATAACLFYFDYRNRRYSPALTEARLLALTARIRPHFLFNSLNGVLGVIRSEPRRAERALEELADLFRALMQDNRDLVALGDEVALCERYVDLERLRLGERLTVRWELDDGADEGTAGSGAGSARPLLMHALVPPLLLQPLLENAVYHGIEPASEAGEVVVRIAHRGGELRIEVDNPVCDGVRHQTGNRMALDNIRERLMLFFDLEAALDIDAGNERYRVCIRLPYRSART, encoded by the coding sequence ATGGAAAGTATAAAGCAAAAGGCCGTACCCCTTTCCGCGCCGGGATTGCCGGATTTCCGCAATCTCGGCGTGATGCTGCGCCTGCTGCTGGCGGTGAACCTGCTTGCTCTGGTCACCGTGCTGCTGAGGGTGGACGATCCGGCCTTGGTGGTGCCCGAACTCGTGCTCACCGGCGGCCGGCTCGAACTGCCGCTGCTGCTCGCGGCGCTGGTGCTGTACCTGGCCGCGCCCCGGCTCGCGCGCCTCGGCACGCAGGGCGGGCGGGCCGCGGTGTTCGTCATCGCCGCGCTGGCGGTCGTCGCCAGCTTTCCGCTGCTGGAAGGGGCGTCGGACGTCGGTGCCGTCGCGCTGGCGCGGCGCCTGGCCTGGGCCATGGGCGCCACGGCCGCATGCCTGTTCTATTTCGACTATCGCAACCGCCGCTACTCGCCCGCGCTGACCGAGGCCCGGCTGCTGGCGCTGACCGCCCGCATCCGGCCGCACTTCCTCTTCAACAGCCTCAACGGCGTGCTCGGCGTGATCCGCAGCGAGCCCCGGCGCGCCGAGCGCGCACTGGAGGAACTGGCCGACCTGTTCCGCGCCCTCATGCAGGACAACCGCGACCTGGTGGCGCTCGGCGACGAGGTGGCGCTGTGCGAGCGCTACGTGGACCTCGAGCGCCTGCGCCTGGGCGAGCGCCTCACGGTACGCTGGGAGCTTGACGATGGCGCCGACGAGGGCACCGCCGGGTCCGGTGCCGGCAGCGCCCGGCCGCTGCTGATGCACGCGCTGGTGCCGCCGCTGCTGCTGCAGCCGCTTCTGGAGAACGCGGTGTATCACGGCATCGAGCCCGCCAGCGAAGCCGGCGAAGTGGTCGTGCGCATCGCGCACCGGGGCGGCGAGCTGCGCATCGAAGTGGACAATCCCGTGTGCGACGGCGTGCGCCACCAGACGGGCAACCGCATGGCACTGGACAATATCCGCGAGCGGCTGATGCTGTTCTTCGACCTCGAGGCCGCGCTCGACATCGACGCCGGCAACGAGCGCTACCGGGTCTGCATCCGGCTGCCCTACAGGAGCGCCCGGACATGA
- a CDS encoding LytR/AlgR family response regulator transcription factor, whose amino-acid sequence MIDVPLRVLIVDDEAPARTRLRDLLGDIDAAQPTVLLGMAANGVEALRLLETDAADVVLADIRMPAMDGVEFARRVACLPSPPDVVFVTAYDAYAVEAFELTATDYLLKPVRAARLAAALAKVRARRRNAPPGAAGGGRRHLSVTERNRTLLLPVADVLYLRAELKYVTARTAERDYLLDESLVHLEQEFQHAFLRVHRSCLVARAAVKGVERVGEDEGDAHWEILLAGCDERLPVSRRQWPVVKQALGL is encoded by the coding sequence ATGATCGATGTGCCGCTTCGCGTGCTGATCGTCGACGACGAGGCGCCCGCACGTACCCGGCTGCGCGACCTGCTGGGCGACATCGACGCCGCGCAGCCGACGGTCCTGCTCGGCATGGCGGCGAACGGCGTGGAGGCGCTGCGCCTGCTCGAGACCGATGCCGCCGACGTGGTGCTGGCCGACATCCGCATGCCGGCCATGGATGGCGTGGAGTTCGCACGCCGGGTGGCGTGCCTGCCGTCGCCGCCCGACGTGGTGTTCGTGACCGCCTACGATGCCTATGCGGTGGAGGCGTTCGAACTCACCGCGACCGACTACCTGCTCAAGCCGGTGCGTGCCGCGCGCCTGGCCGCCGCGCTGGCCAAGGTGAGGGCGCGCCGGCGCAATGCCCCGCCGGGTGCGGCGGGCGGCGGGCGGCGGCACCTGAGCGTGACCGAGCGCAACCGGACGCTGCTGCTGCCGGTGGCCGACGTGCTGTACCTGCGGGCCGAACTCAAGTACGTGACCGCGCGCACCGCCGAGCGCGACTACCTGCTCGACGAATCGCTGGTGCATCTCGAGCAGGAGTTCCAGCATGCTTTCCTGCGCGTCCATCGCAGTTGCCTGGTCGCCCGCGCCGCGGTGAAGGGCGTGGAGCGGGTCGGCGAGGACGAGGGCGATGCGCACTGGGAGATCCTGCTCGCCGGCTGCGACGAACGCCTGCCGGTCAGCCGGCGGCAATGGCCGGTGGTGAAGCAGGCGCTCGGCCTGTGA